GGCGATCTTCAGCAGGGTGGCGATGGGCGGCGTGACCTGGTCGTTCTCGATCTGCGACAGGAGCGGCTTGGACAGACCGGTCATATCAGCCAGGGCCTGGAGGGTGAGCCGTTGTTCCTGGCGCAGTCCACGCACCTTCTCACCCAGCTTCATCTCTCTTATTTCCTGCTTGATCTTTTCTTGCACGCGACACCCCCGTCTCTGCATATATATGCAAATACCCATCTGCCGTCAAGGGGTATTTACAGAACGGTGAGAGAGTTGCTGAATCTGCCGAAAGGGTTGACATCAATCTGGTTTTTGGCTACGCTTTTTGCTTCCCGCTAAGCCTTTCATTTAAAGGAGCGACAAATGAAAAGCGTCCGACTACTCGTTGTCTTCCTGATCCTTTCCACAATCCTGTCTTCGTGCAAAAAGAAAGAAGGCGCTCTCCTGTATGAATCGGACAGAAAAGAATCTGTACCAGCTCCGGTCCAGGAAGTTCCCAAAGACATACTGAACACCCAGCAGGCATTCACCTCCCTGGTGAAAAAAGTCACTCCTTCAGTAGTAAACATATCCACTGTCGGCAAGAAAAAACTTGTCCGTCCGTTCTTCGAAGGCTCCCCCTTCTTCGAGGATTTTTTTGGAGATTCAGGCCGCCCGCAATACCGCAGGGAGAGCAGCCTCGGCTCCGGCTTCATCCTGAACAAGGAAGGATACATCGTCACCAACGACCACGTGGTTAGGGACGCGGAGACGATCCAGGTCAAGCTCTCCAACGAGAGCGTTTATCCCGGCAAGGTGATCGGCTCGGACCCCAAGACGGACATCGCCGTCATCAAGATTAACGCCAAAGAACCGCTGCCGGCGGCAGTGCTGGGGGACTCCAGCAAACTGCAGGTCGGACAGTGGGCCGTCGCCATCGGCAACCCCTTCGGCCTGGACCGCACCGTAACCGTCGGTGTCATCTCCGCCACCGGCAGGTCCAACATGGGGATCGAGACCTACGAGGACTTCATCCAGACCGACGCGTCCATCAACCCCGGTAACTCCGGTGGACCGCTACTCAACATCTACGGTGAGGTGATCGGTATCAATACTGCGATCGTGGCCGCCGGGCAGGGGATCGGATTCGCCATACCGGTAAACATGGCCAAGCAGGTCGTCACCCAACTGATCACCAAGGGGAACGTAAGCCGGGGTTGGCTCGGTGTCTCGATCCAGTCGGTCACCGACGAGATGGCCAAATCCTTCGGGCTTCCCAAGGCCGGCGGTGCCCTGGTCAACGACGTGGTCCCCGGCGGCCCGGCAGCCAAGGCCGGCATCCTGCAGGGGGATATCATCACCGCGTTCAACGGCGAGAGCGTCAAGGACGTACGGCAACTGCAGCGCCTAGTGGGTGAGACCCCCATCGGCAGGAAGGTCGACATCTCCCTGTACCGCGACGGCAAAGAGGTGAAGGTCTCGGTCACCACTGCCCCGGCGGACAGCGCACCCGCGCAGTCTCAGATGCAAAGGCCGGAGCGCGACGCCGGGCTGCTGGGCCTGTCCGTCGAGGAGGTCGGTCCGGAAATGCGCCGGCGCGGCATCACTGGCGTCGTGGTAAGCGACCTCGAGCCGGGGGGCATCGCCGAGGAAAGCGGCATCCAGCGCGGCGACGTCATCGTGTCGGTGAACCAGAAGAAGGTACGTAACCTCGCGGAGTACCAAAAGGCGATGAAGGACGCCAACAACCGGGGCGCGGTGGCGCTCCTGGTGAGGCGCGGAAACGCCAACATCTATTTCGCCTTAAAATTAAGATAGAATCTTGATGCAAAACTGCGTATAGTGTGCCCTGATTATTTGACCGCCAGGAGATTTTCGATGAGTCTCATAGAAAACCAGGATCAGGCGAGAAGGCTGGCCAGGGCAATCGTATCGGACGTAGCCCTTTACAACCGCGAGAAGGTCGAACAGGGGATCAAGGAAGACAACATCTTCGAGCTCTTGAACGAGCAACTGACAGAGGGACGGGAGCACTTCCAGTCGCGGGTGAGCAAGGAACTCGCGGAATCCAATATCTTCGATATCGCCGTGGTCGACGTACTGATCAAGCGGGCGGGAAAGATCGAATCGAACATCTGGTAGCAGTACAACTTCAACACTGACAGGTCCCGGGCGCGCTTCCATTCAGAAACGCGCCCGCGCTTTTTTTACGGGAGTCCCTCTCCCAGGAGAAACCAACATAGATGGAACCGATTGAACTTACCTTCCCCTGCGGCGCTGACCCCGAGCGGCTGGACAGCTTCATCGCCCGCAGCGTCCCCGAAATCACCCGTTCCGCGGCCCTCCGGCTGATCGAAACCGGCCAGGCCATGGTGAACGGCCAGCCGCAAAAGCCGTCCCTCAAGCTCAAGGGAGGCGAAGCGGTGACGGTGACCATTCCCCCGCCGGCACCAGCCCAACCGCAACCGGAGGAGATCCCGCTCGAGGTCCTGTATGAAGACAGCGACATCGTCGTGGTCAACAAGGGCGCGGGCATGGTGGTGCACCCCGGCGCGGGCAACGCCGAGGGAACCCTGGTCAACGCGCTCCTCGCCCACTGCAAAGACCTGTCGGGCATCGGCGGGGAGCTCAGGCCGGGCATCGTGCACCGCATTGACAAAGACACTTCTGGGACGCTGGTGATCGCCAAGAGTGACCGGGCCCACAACGGGCTTGCCGAGCAGTTCAAGGTGCACTCCATCAAGCGGATCTACCTCGCGCTGGTGTACGGCAATCCCAAGGAGGACCGGGGACGCATCGAGAGCGTGATCGGGCGGCACCCGGTGGAGCGCAAGAAGATGTCGGGCAAGGCGCGGCACGGCAAGAACGCTATCACCCACTGGCGCGTCGAGGCCCGCTACCCTGGCATCTCGCTGGTACGCCTCAAGCTGGAGACCGGGCGCACGCACCAGATCAGGGTGCACCTCTCCGAGTCTGG
This window of the Geomonas agri genome carries:
- a CDS encoding DegQ family serine endoprotease codes for the protein MKSVRLLVVFLILSTILSSCKKKEGALLYESDRKESVPAPVQEVPKDILNTQQAFTSLVKKVTPSVVNISTVGKKKLVRPFFEGSPFFEDFFGDSGRPQYRRESSLGSGFILNKEGYIVTNDHVVRDAETIQVKLSNESVYPGKVIGSDPKTDIAVIKINAKEPLPAAVLGDSSKLQVGQWAVAIGNPFGLDRTVTVGVISATGRSNMGIETYEDFIQTDASINPGNSGGPLLNIYGEVIGINTAIVAAGQGIGFAIPVNMAKQVVTQLITKGNVSRGWLGVSIQSVTDEMAKSFGLPKAGGALVNDVVPGGPAAKAGILQGDIITAFNGESVKDVRQLQRLVGETPIGRKVDISLYRDGKEVKVSVTTAPADSAPAQSQMQRPERDAGLLGLSVEEVGPEMRRRGITGVVVSDLEPGGIAEESGIQRGDVIVSVNQKKVRNLAEYQKAMKDANNRGAVALLVRRGNANIYFALKLR
- a CDS encoding RluA family pseudouridine synthase, yielding MEPIELTFPCGADPERLDSFIARSVPEITRSAALRLIETGQAMVNGQPQKPSLKLKGGEAVTVTIPPPAPAQPQPEEIPLEVLYEDSDIVVVNKGAGMVVHPGAGNAEGTLVNALLAHCKDLSGIGGELRPGIVHRIDKDTSGTLVIAKSDRAHNGLAEQFKVHSIKRIYLALVYGNPKEDRGRIESVIGRHPVERKKMSGKARHGKNAITHWRVEARYPGISLVRLKLETGRTHQIRVHLSESGHPLLADEVYGGGSRLAQLKDPVLKQMIRAMGRQALHAKTLGFIHPVSGEYLEFDTELPPDMAGIIAYLEEKNRD